A single genomic interval of Adhaeribacter pallidiroseus harbors:
- a CDS encoding sensor histidine kinase, giving the protein MALETYLDYVITEDCSIAEKIIYLLRKKQGSFEEILRIRVAGNVQTIKVKGVAIKDEDGFTLKMLGLNLNITEIKNLEEENLTLRLQQQKDLLLAILEAQEEERRRISESLHNGVAQILYAAQLSLEQINLTQTPTVLAELKNTLIKTETLIKDAIRETRQVSHELVPQLLEEFGLDAAIKNFSERFSHTGINLMCIGLEQRLEKHLELAVYRISQELVNNIAKHSGASRGRVELFREGNYLIIEAQDNGKGMNPNATHQKGIGLKTIRDRVKLLAGNMHFESDPNRGTLITITLPWPDTKISTTW; this is encoded by the coding sequence GTGGCCTTGGAAACTTACCTGGATTACGTAATTACCGAAGATTGCTCCATAGCCGAAAAAATCATTTATTTACTCCGGAAAAAACAAGGTTCTTTTGAAGAAATCCTACGCATTAGAGTTGCCGGAAATGTGCAAACTATAAAAGTAAAAGGAGTAGCCATTAAAGATGAAGACGGCTTTACTCTTAAAATGCTGGGGCTAAATTTAAATATTACCGAAATTAAAAACCTGGAAGAAGAAAATTTAACCCTCCGGTTACAACAGCAAAAAGATTTGTTGCTGGCCATTTTGGAGGCTCAGGAAGAAGAAAGAAGAAGAATATCGGAATCGCTGCACAACGGGGTCGCCCAGATTTTATACGCGGCGCAACTCAGTCTGGAACAGATAAACCTGACTCAAACCCCCACGGTTTTAGCCGAATTAAAAAACACCTTAATTAAAACCGAAACGTTAATTAAAGATGCTATCCGGGAAACCCGCCAGGTTTCGCACGAGCTGGTTCCGCAGCTATTGGAAGAATTTGGCCTGGATGCCGCCATAAAAAATTTCTCTGAACGGTTTTCGCACACGGGCATTAATCTTATGTGCATTGGTTTGGAACAACGGCTGGAAAAGCATTTGGAACTGGCAGTTTACCGCATTTCGCAGGAGCTGGTGAATAATATTGCCAAACATTCCGGCGCCAGTCGCGGTCGGGTAGAGCTGTTCCGGGAGGGTAATTACCTCATTATCGAAGCCCAGGATAATGGCAAAGGCATGAACCCCAATGCCACCCACCAAAAAGGCATTGGGTTAAAAACCATCCGGGACCGGGTAAAACTTTTAGCCGGCAACATGCATTTTGAATCCGACCCAAACCGGGGAACTTTAATTACCATTACGCTACCCTGGCCTGATACTAAAATTTCCACCACTTGGTAA